The following proteins are encoded in a genomic region of Nicotiana sylvestris chromosome 4, ASM39365v2, whole genome shotgun sequence:
- the LOC104238178 gene encoding uncharacterized protein: MSSEWSKSIYAKEALGKEVTRFIVGPYFWNDTVQALKVGNPLVIVLHLVDGERKPPMGYIYEAMDRAKEVIEKAFDHDRRKYERVFEIIDKRWKDQLNQPLHATGHILNPGFFYTNNEKKTLDVDVWKGYHACVAKLVPDEAMQDKIGEELGVYMQADGILGLASAIRGRTKLAPVEWWMQFGYEVPNLQQFAIRVQSLTCSSSG, translated from the exons ATGTCAAGCGAATGGAGTAAGAGTATCTATGCAAAGGAAGCTCTTGGGAAAGAAGTTACGAGATTTATTGTTGGTCCATATTTTTGGAATGACACTGTTCAAGCACTTAAAGTTGGTAATCCTTTGGTTATTGTACTTCATTTGGTGGATGGGGAGAGAAAACCACCAATGGGATACATTTATGAAGCCATGGATAGGGCTAAAGAAGTTATTGAGAAGGCATTTGATCATGATAGGAGGAAATATGAGAGAGTTTTTGAAATCATTGATAAAAGGTGGAAGGATCAGCTTAATCAACCTTTACATGCAACAGGGCATATTTTGAACCCCGGATTCTTTTATACAAATAACGAGAAGAAGACTTTAGATGTAGACGTGTGGAAGGGGTATCATGCATGTGTTGCGAAGTTGGTGCCAGATGAAGCGATGCAAGACAAAATAGGGGAAGAGCTTGGTGTGTACATGCAAGCTGATGGAATACTTGGATTAGCATCGGCCATTAGAGGCAGAACCAAATTGGCACCAG TTGAATGGTGGATGCAATTTGGTTATGAAGTTCCAAACTTGCAACAATTTGCTATTAGAGTTCAAAGCTTAACTTGTAGCTCATCCGGATGA
- the LOC138889146 gene encoding uncharacterized protein — MINLLDEDSQMDEDDLEVNDISMRPSPSKSQRKNSTNGSGSSTADSNVKGPINLFFSQKPNEKRKGEAIDSDSCRKSSRERVVDAFARWMYDVGLPFKCVNYTDSFGEFIKVVGQYDPRMKPPTYHKVRVPCLKKEVEKTNKIIEEHKVQWKTYGCSIMMDEWKVKNEKMVINVLVNSPRGSVFLESYDASDSSTDSNKMFNLFEKTILKVGPENVVQVVIDNASENKKVSDMLKGAFSNILWTPCADINLMFGDIFKLAPYCTVFAKSCC; from the exons ATGATTAATCTTCTTGATGAAGATAGTCAAATGGATGAGGATGACCTTGAAGTCAATGATATATCAATGAGGCCATCTCCCTCAAAATCTCAAAGAAAGAATTCAACAAATGGAAGTGGATCATCCACCGCCGATAGCAATGTGAAAGGTCCTATTAATCTTTTTTTCTCGCAAAAACcaaatgaaaagagaaagggtgAAGCTATTGACTCAGATTCTTGTAGAAAGAGTTCAAGAGAGCGCGTTGTAGATGCTTTTGCCAGGTGGATGTATGATGTGGGGCTCCCTTTTAAATGTGTAAATTACACCGATAGTTTTGGTGAATTCATTAAGGTCGTAGGCCAATATGACCCAAGAATGAAGCCCCCTACCTATCACAAAGTAAGAGTTCCTTGTCTAAAAAAGGAGGTGGAGAAGACAAACAAGATTATCGAGGAGCATAAGGTGCAATGGAAAACTTATGGTTGTTCCATTATGATGGATGAATGGaaagtaaaaaatgaaaaaatggtcATTAATGTTTTGGTGAATTCTCCGAGAGGTAGTGTGTTTCTTGAATCTTATGATGCTAGTGACTCTTCAACCGATTCCAATAAAATGTTCAACTTGTTTGAGAAGACAATATTGAAAGTTGGACCGGAAAATGTGGTTCAAGTTGTTATTGATAACGCAAGTGAGAATAAAAAAGTGAGTGACATGTTGAAAGGAGCTTTCTCAAATATTTTATGGACTCCTTGTGCTGATATCAACTTGATGTTTGGTGACATTTTCAAGTTAGCCCCATATTGTACAG TTTTTGCAAAGTCATGTTGTTGA